Proteins encoded together in one Carya illinoinensis cultivar Pawnee chromosome 3, C.illinoinensisPawnee_v1, whole genome shotgun sequence window:
- the LOC122303875 gene encoding G-type lectin S-receptor-like serine/threonine-protein kinase At2g19130, with translation MDSKRNPGLMLSLLFLSLSVNNHLSLGADTISANQSLSGDQTIVSGGGSFVLGFFTPGNSSKYYIGIWYSEIKVSTQTFVWVANRDKPVSDKSSSVLRISNGNLVLFNESQIPVWSTNLSSTTSSAVAAVLQDEGNLVLRDSSSNLSEPLWRSFDHPTDTWLPGGKIGLNKITNENQRLISWKNSEDPAPGLFSLELDANISSYIIRWNRSIQYWSSGPWDGKIFSLVPEMRTNYIYNFSYINDTNQSYFTYSVYNPSILSRFVMDVSGQIKQTTWLNNTNEWFLFWTQPKTQCEVYAFCGAFGSCDQLSQPFCQCLKGFGYKSPKDWNLSDYSGGCVRKTPLQCENTSPANGQKDKFLTMPNMNLPVQAQFFGVGTAAECESSCLNNCSCTAYAYDANNCSIWIGELFNLKQLTENDIGARTLYLKLAASEFSSHENNKGMVVGAVVGSVAGVALLLGLIVFIFLRRRKRAVGTAKSVEGSLMAFEYRDLQNATKNFSDKLGGGGFGSVFKGTLPDSTAIAVKKLESISQGEKQFRTEVSTIGTIQHVNLVRLRGFCSDGSRKLLVYDYMPNGSLESQLFHEKNPNEVLDWKTRYQIALGTARGLVYLHEKCRECIIHCDIKPENILLDAEFCPKVADFGLAKLVGREFSRVLTTMRGTRGYLAPEWISGVAITAKADVYSYGMMLFEFVSGRRNSEAPADGKTRFFPTWVASIMKEGGDVLSLLDPRLEGNADVEELTRVCRVACWCIQDDESNRPPMSQVVQILEGVLEVNPAPMPRSLLVFDDNRENIIFFTESSSNQSSRARSNTSAASSQSKSDGQQQVRRPEEQLSENV, from the coding sequence ATGGATTCGAAGAGAAATCCAGGGTTGATGCTTTCTCTACTGTTCCTCTCCTTATCTGTCAACAATCATCTCTCACTTGGAGCTGACACCATATCTGCAAACCAATCACTTTCTGGTGACCAAACCATTGTTTCTGGTGGTGGGTCCTTCGTGCTGGGTTTCTTCACCCCAGGTAACTCTTCGAAATACTATATAGGCATTTGGTATAGCGAAATTAAAGTCTCTACCCAAACCTTTGTGTGGGTGGCAAACAGAGACAAACCGGTCTCTGATAAAAGTTCTTCTGTATTAAGAATCTCAAATGGTAATTTGGTTCTCTTCAATGAATCCCAAATCCCAGTCTGGTCCACAAATTTGAGCTCCACGACTTCAAGTGCTGTAGCAGCTGTTCTTCAAGATGAAGGAAATCTTGTTCTTAGAGATTCGTCTTCTAATTTATCAGAACCTTTATGGCGAAGTTTTGATCACCCAACTGATACATGGCTTCCTGGTGGTAAGATTGGATTGaacaaaattacaaatgaaAACCAACGTCTCATATCTTGGAAGAATTCAGAGGATCCTGCACCAGGACTCTTCTCTCTTGAGCTCGACGCAAACATCAGTTCGTATATTATTCGCTGGAATAGGTCCATCCAGTACTGGAGTAGTGGACCTTGGGATGGCAAAATTTTTAGCTTAGTTCCTGAAATGAGGACCAATTATATCTACAACTTCAGTTATATTAACGATACGAATCAGAGTTATTTCACCTATTCTGTTTACAATCCTTCCATCCTATCTCGATTCGTAATGGATGTTTCTGGGCAGATAAAGCAAACCACATGGTTAAATAATACCAATGAGTGGTTTTTGTTCTGGACACAACCGAAAACGCAATGCGAGGTTTATGCTTTTTGCGGGGCCTTCGGCAGCTGCGATCAGCTATCGCAGCCTTTTTGCCAGTGTTTGAAAGGGTTTGGTTACAAATCGCCCAAGGACTGGAATTTGTCGGATTATTCTGGTGGTTGCGTGAGGAAAACCCCCTTACAGTGTGAGAATACCAGTCCTGCTAATGGGCAGAAGGACAAGTTCTTGACAATGCCCAACATGAATTTGCCTGTACAAGCACAATTTTTTGGGGTTGGAACCGCTGCAGAATGTGAATCATCCTGTTTGAATAACTGTTCTTGCACTGCTTATGCTTATGACGCCAATAATTGTTCAATCTGGATTGGGGAGCTCTTCAATCTGAAGCAACTCACAGAAAATGACATTGGTGCAAGAACTCTATATCTCAAACTGGCAGCTTCAGAGTTTTCAAGCCACGAAAATAATAAGGGAATGGTTGTTGGTGCTGTTGTGGGTTCAGTTGCAGGGGTAGCACTTTTACTCGGCCTTATTGTGTTTATATTCCTTAGGCGAAGAAAGAGAGCTGTTGGAACAGCGAAATCAGTAGAGGGTTCGTTGATGGCATTCGAGTACAGGGACTTGCAAAACGCGACCAAAAATTTCTCGGACAAGTTAGGGGGAGGAGGTTTTGGTTCTGTTTTCAAAGGCACGTTACCTGATTCAACAGCCATAGCAGTCAAGAAACTTGAAAGCATCAGCCAAGGAGAGAAGCAATTCCGCACAGAAGTCAGCACAATTGGGACAATCCAACATGTAAATCTGGTTCGGCTTCGTGGATTCTGTTCGGACGGTTCTAGAAAGTTGTTGGTTTATGATTACATGCCGAATGGCTCTTTAGAATCTCAACTTTTCCACGAAAAGAATCCCAACGAGGTTTTGGACTGGAAAACAAGATACCAGATTGCTCTCGGAACAGCGAGAGGGTTAGTTTATCTACACGAGAAATGCAGAGAGTGCATCATACACTGTGACATAAAACCCGAAAACATTCTTCTAGACGCGGAGTTTTGTCCAAAAGTTGCAGACTTTGGCCTGGCAAAGCTTGTGGGGCGGGAGTTCAGCCGAGTCCTGACGACCatgagaggcacaagaggttaTCTTGCTCCGGAGTGGATTTCAGGGGTGGCCATTACGGCCAAGGCTGATGTTTACAGCTACGGAATGATGCTTTTCGAATTTGTCTCAGGAAGGAGAAACTCTGAGGCACCTGCAGATGGCAAAACTAGATTCTTCCCAACTTGGGTTGCAAGCATTATGAAAGAAGGAGGCGATGTCCTTAGCCTTTTAGACCCCAGGTTGGAGGGAAATGCTGATGTAGAAGAGCTCACAAGAGTTTGCAGAGTTGCTTGTTGGTGCATCCAAGATGATGAATCGAATAGGCCACCAATGAGTCAGGTTGTTCAAATTCTGGAGGGAGTTTTAGAAGTGAATCCGGCCCCAATGCCAAGATCTCTTCTAGTGTTTGATGACAACCGGGAGAACATAATTTTCTTCACCGAGTCATCCTCGAACCAAAGTTCACGGGCACGAAGCAACACCTCAGCTGCTTCCTCCCAGTCGAAGAGTGACGGCCAGCAACAAGTTCGGAGACCTGAAGAGCAGTTGAGTGAGAACGTTTGA